In one Neobacillus sp. WH10 genomic region, the following are encoded:
- a CDS encoding MBL fold metallo-hydrolase, whose amino-acid sequence MSLRYSILASGSTGNALYVESDEHSFLVDAGFSGKQMESLFGQIDRDISKLSGIFVTHEHSDHIKGIGVLARKYHLPVYANEKTWRAMESSVGVIPTEQKFVFNMETVKSFGSTDIESFGVSHDAAEPMFYVFHHSGKKLVLITDTGYVSDRMKGTISNADVYIFESNHDVQMLRMGRYPWNIKRRILSDVGHVSNEDAALAMSDVVGDRTKRVYLAHLSLDNNMKDLAKMAVTQTLESCGHIVGEQFELYDTDPKIPTILTAI is encoded by the coding sequence ATGTCGTTGCGATATAGCATCCTAGCAAGCGGGAGCACAGGTAACGCCTTGTATGTAGAGTCTGATGAACATTCCTTTCTAGTGGATGCTGGGTTTAGCGGGAAGCAGATGGAGTCGCTTTTCGGACAAATTGATCGTGATATCAGCAAGCTTTCTGGGATCTTTGTCACGCATGAGCATAGCGATCACATTAAAGGGATTGGTGTTCTTGCCCGGAAATATCATTTGCCTGTTTATGCAAATGAAAAAACATGGAGGGCGATGGAAAGCTCGGTAGGTGTGATTCCAACAGAGCAAAAGTTTGTTTTTAATATGGAAACGGTGAAGAGCTTTGGTTCTACTGATATTGAATCGTTCGGTGTCTCGCATGATGCTGCAGAGCCGATGTTTTATGTATTCCATCATTCCGGGAAAAAACTTGTTTTAATTACTGATACAGGTTATGTAAGTGATCGGATGAAGGGAACAATCTCAAATGCCGATGTCTACATTTTTGAATCAAACCACGATGTGCAAATGCTGCGCATGGGCAGATATCCTTGGAACATTAAACGGAGAATTTTAAGTGATGTCGGCCATGTCTCCAATGAAGATGCGGCACTTGCAATGAGTGATGTGGTGGGTGATCGAACGAAGCGGGTCTATCTCGCCCATTTAAGCCTCGATAATAACATGAAGGACTTAGCGAAAATGGCGGTAACACAAACCCTTGAGAGCTGCGGTCATATTGTTGGAGAACAGTTCGAGCTATATGATACAGATCCGAAAATACCAACCATTTTAACAGCAATATAG
- the yycI gene encoding two-component system regulatory protein YycI: MDWSKIKTIFIITFLILDVYLLFQFMKIRDSNKYEVATEASFEEKLKADEITYEALPKAPIKNQYLSAKPRTFTKNETAKLKGQTAVVKDPGTTLLMTLDKPLQLNSKFEPSELFSFFKENILYGEHYQFWEKNDKKNTITYFQQYDNFPLYQNINGMITFNLNADNQIISYQQTYLEDIEKLTDKEEILPPLKAIETLHQKGVLKPKSKITKVELGYSTLVGLAASQVLAPTWRIVVNDKESLFVNAFEGQIIQFNSDDNSKVE, from the coding sequence ATGGATTGGAGTAAAATTAAAACCATTTTTATCATTACATTCCTGATCCTTGACGTGTACCTCTTATTTCAATTCATGAAAATTCGTGATTCCAATAAATATGAAGTTGCAACCGAGGCTTCTTTTGAAGAAAAGCTAAAAGCGGATGAAATCACATATGAGGCGCTCCCAAAGGCACCGATTAAGAATCAATATTTAAGTGCAAAACCAAGAACTTTTACAAAAAATGAAACCGCAAAACTTAAGGGCCAGACGGCTGTAGTGAAGGATCCTGGTACAACGCTTCTGATGACACTTGATAAGCCGCTGCAGTTAAATTCCAAATTTGAACCATCAGAGCTCTTTAGTTTTTTTAAGGAAAACATCCTTTACGGTGAACACTATCAATTTTGGGAGAAAAATGATAAAAAAAATACCATTACCTATTTTCAGCAATATGATAATTTTCCCTTATATCAAAATATAAATGGAATGATTACATTTAATCTTAATGCTGATAATCAAATTATTTCCTATCAGCAAACCTATTTAGAGGATATTGAAAAATTGACGGATAAAGAGGAAATTCTCCCTCCATTAAAGGCCATTGAAACCTTGCATCAAAAGGGGGTATTAAAGCCGAAGAGTAAGATTACCAAGGTTGAGCTTGGTTATTCGACCCTCGTTGGCTTAGCTGCTTCCCAAGTGTTAGCACCAACCTGGCGCATTGTCGTCAATGATAAGGAAAGTCTTTTTGTAAATGCCTTTGAAGGGCAGATTATTCAGTTTAATAGCGATGATAATAGTAAAGTGGAGTGA
- the yycH gene encoding two-component system activity regulator YycH has product MRYENIKSGILTVLVLVSILLTWNLWTYQPHYDTMEKNKYLDEVTVSEKQEVQKIVRPDQVLFHIKGQHYGTNNTGELEKIVKDISRWSIFDVKNYTDKVENIDELIHRSGNAEIIFPGEVPVELYRSVLNFEGKRVPSFNFNRIIINVEGLDKENGIVYFVSSENQQVYISHISSANLNEFNQEFYKNANRYPQYFAYKVSERRTLFLPDGETEMTTYKYLPVALNSDEFKDALFSDPSFVQKSFVPHGEEYTNDSSKMNINYDTNILRYVNPTAEDNYLDSSYALVKRSIDFVNEHGGWTDPFRFVSKSEYKRSVTFRLYSMDGYPVFNDKGLSEITEVWGRDEINMYVRPNISLMPLTMEMQKVTRPSGHEVLEFLQNKKNFKPELLEELILGYRMERDSEENKLILLEPAWFYRYDKIWGQITMDEIGGLKHGLE; this is encoded by the coding sequence ATGAGATACGAAAATATTAAATCAGGTATTTTAACCGTATTAGTTTTGGTTAGTATTCTGTTAACATGGAATCTTTGGACCTATCAGCCCCACTACGACACAATGGAAAAAAACAAATATTTGGACGAGGTCACAGTAAGTGAAAAACAAGAGGTTCAAAAAATTGTCAGACCTGACCAGGTTCTGTTTCATATAAAGGGACAGCATTATGGAACCAATAACACAGGTGAGCTCGAAAAAATTGTTAAGGACATAAGCCGTTGGTCTATTTTTGATGTAAAAAATTATACTGATAAAGTGGAAAATATTGATGAATTAATCCATAGAAGCGGAAATGCTGAGATTATTTTTCCAGGAGAGGTTCCAGTAGAATTATATCGAAGTGTATTAAATTTTGAGGGAAAAAGGGTACCTTCCTTCAATTTCAATCGAATTATTATTAATGTTGAGGGCTTGGATAAGGAAAATGGAATTGTGTACTTTGTTTCCTCTGAAAACCAGCAAGTCTATATCAGTCATATTTCATCAGCGAATTTGAATGAGTTTAATCAGGAATTTTATAAAAATGCAAACCGGTATCCGCAGTATTTTGCCTATAAAGTATCGGAAAGACGTACGCTCTTCCTGCCTGATGGTGAAACAGAAATGACGACGTACAAATATTTGCCAGTTGCCCTTAACTCAGATGAATTCAAGGATGCACTCTTTAGCGATCCAAGTTTTGTTCAGAAAAGCTTTGTTCCTCATGGAGAAGAGTACACGAACGACTCGAGTAAAATGAATATCAATTACGATACCAATATCCTTCGCTATGTGAACCCGACAGCAGAGGATAATTATCTTGACAGTTCCTATGCTTTAGTCAAAAGAAGCATTGATTTTGTGAATGAGCATGGCGGATGGACGGACCCATTTCGTTTTGTTTCGAAAAGTGAATATAAACGGTCTGTCACCTTTCGTTTATACAGTATGGATGGTTATCCTGTTTTTAACGACAAAGGGCTATCTGAAATTACTGAGGTTTGGGGTCGGGATGAAATCAATATGTATGTCCGCCCGAATATTTCGTTGATGCCATTAACGATGGAGATGCAAAAGGTTACGCGTCCATCAGGACATGAAGTCTTGGAGTTTTTACAAAATAAAAAGAATTTTAAGCCAGAGCTTCTTGAAGAACTGATCTTGGGCTATCGGATGGAAAGGGATTCGGAGGAGAATAAATTAATCCTTTTGGAACCTGCCTGGTTCTATCGTTATGATAAAATCTGGGGACAAATTACGATGGATGAGATAGGAGGTTTGAAGCATGGATTGGAGTAA
- the walK gene encoding cell wall metabolism sensor histidine kinase WalK, which yields MKKVGFFRSIHVKFVIIYVLLLLVAMQIIGVYFVRQLEETLRTNFQTSLKERVNLLAYNIVEEMEKERTPEDPTLEEDIREILHDFDAGDISEVQVIENRSLKILGTSDQNNQGIVGQRTTRLQVKQSMVLEEDQSAIKIDKQTGHRIWVLSTPIKSGKKVIGSIYLVAKIENVFEQMKTINKIFATGTGIALAITAVLGILLAQTITRPIADMKKHALAMSKGNFSRKVKVYGHDEIGTLAMTFNHLTKKLQEAQAMTEGERRKLSSVLSYMTDGVIATDRKGRVILINEPAAEMLNVSRETVLSQPIVSLLDLDDTNTFEDLLEEKDSLILDYSTKSERYILRANFSVIQKETGFVNGLIAVLHDITEQEKIDAERREFVANVSHELRTPLTTMRSYLEALADGAWQDTEIAPNFLEVTRTETERMIRLVNDLLQLSKMDSTDYKLNIEWVNFVDFYDRIIDRFEMSKEQNVTFKRKLPKQAIFVEIDEDKMTQVLYNIISNALKYSPEGGQVTFSIKEKEDKMIVSVSDQGVGIPKENIGKIFNRFYRVDKARTRKLGGTGLGLAIAKEMVNAHGGAIWATSEEGKGTKISFSLPYERSEEDEWS from the coding sequence ATGAAAAAAGTTGGTTTCTTTCGCTCTATACACGTAAAATTTGTTATCATTTATGTCCTCCTTCTTTTAGTGGCAATGCAAATAATTGGGGTTTATTTTGTCAGGCAGCTTGAAGAAACATTACGAACCAACTTCCAGACATCGTTAAAAGAACGGGTGAATTTGCTTGCCTATAATATTGTTGAGGAAATGGAAAAGGAACGAACGCCTGAAGACCCAACACTCGAGGAAGATATTAGGGAAATTCTCCATGATTTCGATGCAGGGGATATCTCAGAAGTCCAGGTAATTGAAAACAGATCTCTAAAAATACTAGGTACCTCTGATCAAAACAATCAAGGAATAGTCGGTCAAAGGACAACAAGGCTTCAAGTGAAACAATCGATGGTGTTAGAAGAAGATCAAAGTGCCATCAAAATTGACAAGCAAACCGGCCACCGGATCTGGGTCCTCTCTACCCCAATTAAGTCTGGGAAAAAGGTAATTGGCTCCATATATTTAGTCGCAAAAATTGAAAATGTGTTTGAACAAATGAAAACCATTAATAAGATTTTTGCAACAGGCACAGGCATCGCTTTAGCGATTACGGCCGTATTAGGTATTTTATTAGCTCAAACCATTACAAGACCAATCGCCGATATGAAGAAACATGCACTAGCGATGTCAAAGGGGAATTTTTCGCGTAAGGTTAAAGTTTACGGACATGATGAAATTGGCACGCTAGCAATGACCTTTAACCATTTAACAAAAAAACTTCAGGAAGCACAGGCGATGACAGAAGGGGAACGAAGAAAGCTGTCATCGGTTTTGTCGTATATGACTGATGGTGTGATTGCAACAGACAGAAAAGGCCGGGTTATTTTAATCAACGAGCCTGCTGCCGAAATGCTGAATGTTTCACGTGAAACAGTTCTTTCCCAGCCAATCGTCTCTTTATTGGATTTAGACGATACTAATACATTTGAAGATCTTTTGGAGGAAAAGGATTCATTAATTTTAGATTATAGTACAAAATCTGAACGCTATATTCTACGTGCAAATTTCTCTGTTATTCAAAAAGAAACAGGATTTGTCAATGGCTTGATTGCCGTCTTGCATGATATTACGGAGCAGGAAAAAATTGATGCTGAAAGACGAGAATTTGTCGCCAATGTCTCTCATGAGCTAAGAACGCCGCTGACAACGATGCGCAGTTACTTAGAAGCCCTTGCTGATGGTGCGTGGCAGGATACAGAAATTGCACCAAACTTTTTAGAGGTAACGCGGACAGAAACAGAACGAATGATCCGGCTTGTCAATGACCTGCTGCAGCTATCGAAAATGGATAGCACGGATTACAAGCTGAACATCGAGTGGGTGAACTTTGTTGATTTCTACGACCGCATCATCGATCGGTTTGAAATGTCTAAAGAACAAAATGTTACATTTAAAAGAAAGCTGCCTAAACAAGCCATCTTTGTTGAAATTGATGAAGATAAAATGACGCAGGTATTGTACAACATTATTTCCAACGCCTTAAAGTATTCTCCAGAAGGAGGCCAAGTCACTTTTTCGATAAAAGAAAAGGAAGACAAGATGATCGTCAGCGTGTCGGACCAAGGCGTGGGGATTCCAAAAGAGAATATTGGAAAGATTTTTAACCGTTTTTATCGTGTCGATAAAGCGAGGACACGAAAATTGGGCGGTACAGGACTAGGGCTGGCAATTGCAAAGGAAATGGTCAATGCACATGGCGGAGCTATCTGGGCAACAAGTGAGGAAGGAAAAGGAACAAAGATTTCTTTTTCACTGCCATACGAGCGTTCTGAAGAGGATGAATGGTCATGA
- the yycF gene encoding response regulator YycF, giving the protein MEKKILVIDDEKPIADILQFNLKKEGYIVYCAYDGNEALRLVDEIQPDLILLDIMLPLRDGMEVCREVRKKYEMPIIMLTAKDSEIDKVLGLELGADDYVTKPFSTRELIARVKANLRRHNQILAQPDAESDTNEIEIGSLVIHPDAYVVSKRGETIELTHREFELLYYLAQHIGQVMTREHLLQTVWGYDYYGDVRTVDVTVRRLREKIEDSPSHPTWIVTRRGVGYYLRNPEQE; this is encoded by the coding sequence ATGGAAAAGAAAATTCTTGTTATCGATGATGAAAAACCGATTGCTGATATTTTGCAGTTTAACTTAAAAAAAGAAGGATATATTGTCTATTGCGCCTACGATGGTAACGAAGCGCTTCGGTTGGTAGATGAAATACAGCCTGACTTAATCCTCTTAGATATCATGCTTCCACTCAGAGATGGGATGGAAGTTTGCCGCGAAGTCCGGAAGAAATATGAAATGCCGATTATAATGCTTACAGCAAAGGATTCTGAAATTGATAAGGTGTTAGGGCTTGAACTTGGTGCAGATGATTATGTAACAAAGCCATTTAGCACAAGGGAATTAATTGCCCGTGTAAAGGCAAACTTACGCCGTCACAATCAAATCTTAGCTCAGCCAGATGCTGAAAGTGACACGAACGAAATTGAAATTGGTTCGCTCGTGATTCATCCGGATGCTTATGTGGTTTCCAAACGAGGCGAAACCATTGAATTGACACACCGGGAATTTGAACTGCTTTACTATTTGGCACAGCATATCGGACAGGTTATGACAAGAGAACACTTGTTACAAACCGTGTGGGGCTATGATTATTACGGTGATGTTCGGACTGTTGATGTTACTGTAAGACGTCTGCGTGAAAAAATTGAGGATAGTCCGAGCCATCCAACATGGATCGTCACGCGTCGTGGCGTTGGCTATTATTTACGCAATCCTGAACAGGAGTAG
- a CDS encoding M23 family metallopeptidase has translation MLFSNKKSKKFLLLKTTVITAMAASVIAFSNGPVAFATSSKLTTIYHVYLNGTYIGNVTDKEIVNKIIADKVDTAKKSLKNVDFNIGSQVQYIPEQVFRAKTTNQETVQTIKDTFQIQAEASAIVIDGTPVVYLDNKDTAEEVIKKLKLQYVSEDQLTELDARKAQDNASLPALQENESRILDVRLSKNVSIEAENIAPEKIMSADDAVTFLQKGTLEEKKYAVQEGDVLGTIAEAHGLAKADLLALNPGLTEDSLLQIGQEINVTVLKPFVDVIVDKEVNQKEEIPFENEVVEDSSMPKGETKEKQQGQNGSRSVTYAISEQNGVTVKKEQSSEQILQQPVNHIVVKGTKEIPSRGEGSFTWPTSGGYISSQMGYRWGKLHKGIDIARPSDKTIKAADNGVVVSAGWDGGYGNKVVIDHQNGLRTLYGHMSSINVTVGQTVSKGTAIGVMGSTGDSTGVHLHFEVYKNGSLVNPLSYLK, from the coding sequence ATGTTATTTTCGAATAAAAAATCAAAAAAGTTTTTATTATTAAAAACGACTGTAATTACCGCGATGGCTGCGTCTGTTATCGCTTTTAGCAATGGTCCGGTTGCTTTTGCCACATCATCAAAATTGACCACCATTTATCATGTTTATCTTAATGGTACATATATAGGCAATGTTACAGATAAAGAAATAGTAAATAAAATAATTGCTGATAAAGTCGATACCGCAAAGAAATCACTTAAAAATGTCGATTTTAACATTGGTTCCCAGGTCCAATACATACCTGAACAGGTTTTCCGAGCTAAAACAACTAATCAAGAAACAGTCCAAACCATTAAAGACACATTCCAGATTCAAGCCGAAGCATCGGCTATTGTGATTGACGGCACTCCTGTTGTATACCTTGATAATAAAGATACAGCAGAAGAAGTAATTAAAAAGCTGAAACTACAATATGTGTCTGAGGATCAATTAACAGAACTTGATGCAAGAAAAGCCCAAGACAATGCGTCCTTACCGGCATTACAAGAAAATGAATCTCGTATATTAGACGTTCGCTTATCCAAAAATGTTTCAATTGAAGCAGAAAATATTGCTCCAGAAAAAATTATGTCTGCTGATGATGCAGTTACATTTTTACAAAAAGGCACTTTAGAAGAAAAGAAATATGCTGTTCAAGAAGGCGATGTACTCGGAACTATTGCTGAGGCTCACGGTTTGGCAAAAGCGGATCTTTTAGCACTAAATCCTGGTTTAACAGAGGATTCACTTTTACAAATTGGCCAAGAAATAAATGTAACGGTGCTTAAACCATTTGTTGACGTAATTGTTGATAAAGAAGTAAATCAAAAGGAAGAAATCCCTTTTGAAAATGAAGTAGTTGAGGACTCATCAATGCCAAAGGGTGAGACAAAAGAAAAGCAACAGGGGCAAAACGGATCTCGTTCCGTAACCTATGCCATTTCAGAACAAAATGGTGTAACCGTTAAAAAAGAACAGTCAAGCGAACAAATCCTTCAGCAGCCAGTCAACCATATTGTTGTGAAAGGAACGAAAGAGATTCCTTCACGTGGCGAAGGCAGCTTTACCTGGCCGACATCAGGCGGCTATATATCCAGTCAAATGGGCTACCGCTGGGGCAAACTGCACAAAGGGATTGATATTGCTAGACCAAGTGACAAGACCATAAAAGCGGCTGATAATGGCGTGGTTGTTTCTGCTGGCTGGGATGGCGGTTATGGTAATAAAGTTGTCATTGACCATCAAAATGGTTTACGCACACTATATGGCCATATGTCATCTATTAATGTCACAGTAGGCCAAACGGTATCTAAAGGCACAGCGATCGGCGTGATGGGTTCTACCGGTGACTCAACAGGAGTTCACCTCCATTTTGAAGTGTATAAAAATGGAAGCTTAGTCAACCCGCTTTCCTATCTAAAATAA
- a CDS encoding adenylosuccinate synthase, protein MSSVVVVGTQWGDEGKGKITDFLSENAEVIARYQGGNNAGHTIKFNGETYKLHLIPSGIFNKEKISVIGNGMVVDPKALVTELAYLHEKGITTDNLRISNRAHVILPYHLKLDEVEELRKGANKIGTTKKGIGPAYMDKAARIGIRIADLLDREIFEEKLVQNLDEKNRLFERIYETEGFKKEDILDEYYEYGQQIKKYVCDTSVVLNDALDEGKRVLFEGAQGVMLDIDQGTYPFVTSSNPVAGGVTIGSGVGPSKITHVVGVCKAYTSRVGDGPFPTELNNEIGNRIREVGREYGTTTGRPRRVGWFDSVVVRHARRVSGLTDLSLNSIDVLTGIETLKICTAYRYKDEVITEYPANLKVLSQCEPIYEELPGWTEDITGVKTLDELPVNARHYVERVTQLTGIPLSTFSVGPDRNQTNVVRSPWRQI, encoded by the coding sequence ATGTCATCAGTAGTGGTTGTTGGTACACAATGGGGAGACGAAGGAAAAGGAAAAATCACTGATTTCCTTTCAGAAAATGCTGAGGTTATTGCACGTTATCAGGGTGGAAACAATGCAGGCCACACCATCAAATTTAACGGAGAAACCTATAAATTACATTTAATTCCTTCAGGGATTTTTAATAAAGAAAAAATAAGTGTAATCGGCAATGGAATGGTCGTTGATCCAAAAGCGCTTGTAACAGAGCTGGCTTATTTACATGAAAAGGGGATAACAACTGATAATCTTCGTATTAGTAATCGTGCCCATGTGATCCTGCCGTACCATTTAAAATTGGATGAAGTGGAAGAACTACGAAAAGGCGCTAATAAAATCGGCACAACGAAAAAGGGGATCGGCCCTGCCTACATGGATAAGGCTGCTCGTATCGGCATTCGGATTGCTGATTTACTTGACCGTGAAATATTTGAAGAAAAACTAGTACAGAATCTTGACGAAAAAAATCGCTTATTTGAACGCATTTACGAAACTGAGGGCTTTAAGAAAGAAGATATTCTAGATGAATATTATGAATATGGCCAACAAATTAAAAAATATGTATGTGATACATCTGTTGTATTAAATGATGCTTTGGATGAAGGCAAACGCGTTTTATTTGAAGGAGCCCAAGGAGTCATGCTTGATATTGACCAGGGTACCTATCCATTTGTAACCTCGTCAAATCCAGTCGCTGGAGGGGTAACAATTGGCTCAGGAGTTGGCCCATCAAAAATTACTCATGTCGTTGGTGTTTGCAAGGCTTATACTTCTCGTGTAGGTGATGGACCATTCCCAACTGAATTAAATAATGAAATCGGCAATCGTATTCGCGAAGTAGGTCGCGAATACGGGACAACAACTGGACGTCCGCGCCGTGTTGGCTGGTTTGATAGTGTTGTCGTGCGTCATGCTCGTCGTGTCAGCGGATTAACAGATCTTTCCCTCAATTCTATTGATGTATTAACAGGGATTGAAACATTAAAGATTTGTACGGCTTATCGCTACAAGGATGAAGTAATTACCGAATATCCTGCAAACTTAAAGGTATTATCACAGTGTGAACCTATTTATGAGGAACTTCCTGGCTGGACAGAGGACATTACAGGGGTTAAAACATTAGATGAACTGCCAGTAAATGCCCGGCACTATGTTGAACGAGTTACACAACTGACAGGTATTCCGTTATCTACCTTCTCAGTCGGCCCAGATCGGAATCAAACAAATGTAGTCCGCAGCCCTTGGAGACAAATATAA
- the dnaB gene encoding replicative DNA helicase: protein MNDLYADRMPPQNIEAEQAVLGAIFLEPSALTLASEILIPEDFYRASHQKIFHVMLQLNDQGKAVDLVTVTEELAASKLIEDIGGVSYLSDLAGSVPTAANIEYYARIVEEKSLLRRLIRTATNIATDGYSREDEVEALLSEAEKSILEVAQRKNAGAFHDIKDVLVRTYDNIEEMHKRVGEITGLETGFVELDRMTAGFQRNDLIIVGARPSVGKTAFALNIAQNVAKKTGENIAIFSLEMGAEQLVMRLLCAEGNIDAQRLRTGSLTEEDWGKLTMAMGSLSSTGIYIDDTPGVRISDIRSKCRRLKQEHGLGMILIDYLQLILGSGRSGENRQQEVSEISRSLKQLARELKVPVIALSQLSRGVEQRQDKRPMMSDIRESGSIEQDADIVAFLYRDDYYDKESESKNIIEIIIAKQRNGPTGTVSLAFVKEYNKFVNLETRYDSPQGA, encoded by the coding sequence ATGAATGATTTATATGCGGATCGTATGCCACCGCAAAATATTGAGGCGGAGCAAGCTGTACTAGGGGCGATTTTTCTAGAGCCCTCTGCACTCACATTGGCCTCAGAAATCTTAATTCCTGAAGATTTTTATCGTGCCTCACACCAAAAAATCTTTCATGTGATGCTCCAACTAAATGATCAAGGTAAAGCGGTTGACCTTGTAACGGTAACAGAAGAACTCGCGGCATCAAAACTAATAGAGGATATTGGCGGTGTCAGTTATTTAAGTGATCTAGCGGGCTCAGTTCCGACAGCTGCCAATATTGAGTATTATGCTAGAATCGTAGAAGAAAAGTCTTTACTTAGAAGATTAATTCGCACAGCAACTAATATTGCTACTGACGGCTATTCGCGTGAAGACGAGGTTGAAGCACTGTTAAGCGAAGCAGAAAAAAGCATCTTAGAGGTTGCACAAAGAAAGAATGCCGGTGCCTTCCACGATATTAAAGATGTCCTCGTTCGTACGTATGATAATATTGAGGAAATGCATAAACGCGTTGGTGAGATTACAGGGCTTGAGACCGGATTTGTGGAACTTGACCGGATGACAGCAGGCTTCCAGCGCAATGACTTAATTATTGTTGGTGCCCGTCCTTCCGTTGGTAAAACAGCCTTTGCTTTAAATATTGCCCAAAATGTTGCCAAAAAAACAGGTGAAAATATTGCTATTTTTAGTCTTGAGATGGGTGCTGAGCAGCTTGTCATGCGTCTCTTGTGTGCGGAAGGAAATATCGATGCGCAAAGGCTTCGTACCGGGTCGTTAACAGAGGAAGACTGGGGTAAGTTGACGATGGCAATGGGAAGCTTATCAAGTACTGGGATCTATATTGACGATACCCCTGGTGTCCGTATCAGTGATATTCGTTCTAAATGCCGCCGTTTAAAGCAAGAGCACGGCTTAGGGATGATTTTAATTGACTATTTGCAGCTTATTTTAGGAAGCGGCCGTTCTGGCGAAAACCGCCAGCAGGAAGTATCTGAAATTTCCCGTTCCCTTAAGCAATTAGCTCGTGAGCTAAAAGTGCCTGTTATTGCCCTTTCACAGCTTTCCCGTGGAGTCGAGCAGCGGCAGGATAAACGGCCGATGATGTCTGATATTCGTGAATCCGGAAGTATTGAGCAGGACGCTGATATCGTTGCCTTCCTTTATCGTGATGACTATTATGATAAGGAATCGGAGAGCAAGAATATCATTGAAATCATAATTGCCAAACAGCGTAATGGTCCAACAGGAACTGTTTCGTTGGCATTTGTGAAGGAATATAATAAATTTGTAAATTTAGAAACACGCTATGACTCCCCTCAAGGAGCGTAG
- the rplI gene encoding 50S ribosomal protein L9: MKVIFLKDVKGKGKKGEVKNVADGYAQNFLFKQGLAVEANNASISSLDAQKKKQEKMAAEELVEAKKLKETLDKITVELTAKAGEGGRLFGSITTKQVAEELQKKHGIKIDKRKMELADAIRTLGHTKVPVKLHHEVTATLTVSVTEVK, translated from the coding sequence ATGAAGGTCATTTTCTTAAAGGATGTTAAGGGTAAAGGAAAAAAAGGCGAAGTGAAAAATGTAGCAGACGGCTATGCACAAAACTTTTTATTTAAGCAGGGATTAGCGGTTGAAGCAAATAATGCCAGCATTAGTTCTTTAGATGCCCAAAAGAAGAAACAGGAAAAAATGGCTGCTGAAGAACTTGTTGAAGCAAAAAAGCTGAAGGAAACATTGGACAAAATTACAGTTGAATTAACAGCTAAAGCCGGTGAAGGCGGACGTCTTTTTGGTTCGATTACAACAAAACAAGTTGCCGAAGAGCTGCAAAAGAAACATGGTATTAAAATCGATAAGCGAAAAATGGAATTAGCCGATGCCATTCGGACGCTTGGCCATACAAAGGTGCCAGTAAAACTTCACCATGAAGTCACTGCGACGTTAACTGTTTCGGTAACAGAAGTAAAATAA